The following coding sequences lie in one Pseudorasbora parva isolate DD20220531a chromosome 18, ASM2467924v1, whole genome shotgun sequence genomic window:
- the lrfn4a gene encoding leucine-rich repeat and fibronectin type-III domain-containing protein 4: MPHTEPGSPSRGTNLLQEQGNSKWILSRRHPASSSSFSTISVHPCPMPQSTIFWLGLLGVVLSVPQGVLAGETWGMVSICPIHCVCRNLSESLSTLCVNKGLLFVPPNIDRRTVELRLADNYILEVGGADFANMTGLVDLTLSRNTIHALKPLAFADLESLRSLHLDTNRLTIVGPQDLTGLVNLQHLIINNNQLTDVSADAFDDFLMTLEDLDLSYNNLRRVPWESIQNMASLHTLNLDHNLIDQIAEGSFSELFKLSRLDMTSNRLQTLPPDPLFSRSQIGVVSPTPYNSIISLNFGGNPLHCNCELLWLRRLIREDDMETCATPAHLAGRYFWSIPEEEFTCEPPLITRNTNKLWVLEGQRATLKCRAIGDPEPVIHWVSPDDRIVANSSRIRSYYNGTLDFLVTRARDDGTYTCIAINAAGESTALVELKIIPLPHRGNGTITLINHRDPGSSDISSGRGGVEGVGNGVVTVRNVTGGKGDAGERGSRSSNGATETLVGVLGVTSNSAQIRWKMGRSSTPFLVWMYQIQYNSTADDALVYRILPPTSNSFLLKNLVSGADYSLCVLAIFDDGISSLATTKVLGCIQFSTKEDYPECRSLHAHFLGGTLTVMVGGVVVVSLLVFTVAMMVRHRVCGECRDDANRPGKFLPAKGVDVYAQTNGNNSMMMVALPNGVLAQRTKDKHKPSSLPKPKQSPEPHHGTRDRDDGAVREKCFSPLTPESERLTLFYSPSNTLPMPTQKRAGRLKLRKSLETDRDTDRQVLASLALTQDDDDGREGGSDLRQALKTKRSCSFDVGEITTTTCYSYAKRLSVIWTRRSQSLHGMLVHCASTTSTSSTGSSEQYANGLTHNYLHAFTSNNSNSNSTSNSNSSMTVNPRDLEESVV; the protein is encoded by the exons ATGCCACACACAGAACCAGGGAGTCCATCTAGAGGAACCAATCTGTTGCAAGAACAGGGCAACTCAAAATGGATCCTGTCAAGGAGACATCCTGCTTCATCAAGCTCTTTCAGCACAATAAGTGTCCACCCCTGTCCCATGCCACAATCAACAATTTTCTGGCTGGGTCTCCTAGGTGTCGTTTTGTCTGTTCCGCAAGGTGTGTTGGCAGGGGAGACATGGGGCATGGTTTCCATCTGCCCCATCCACTGCGTGTGTCGGAACTTATCTGAGTCTCTAAGCACACTTTGTGTGAATAAAGGACTGCTGTTTGTGCCACCGAACATTGATCGCCGCACTGTGGAGCTTCGTCTTGCTGACAACTACATCCTGGAAGTGGGAGGTGCAGACTTTGCCAATATGACAGGACTAGTTGACCTGACATTGTCACGCAACACCATCCATGCTCTTAAACCACTGGCATTTGCTGATCTGGAGAGCTTGCGTTCACTTCACCTGGACACCAACCGTCTCACAATCGTGGGACCTCAGGATCTGACAGGACTGGTTAACCTTCAGCATCTTATCATCAACAACAACCAGCTCACAGATGTTTCAGCGGATGCTTTTGATGACTTCCTAATGACTTTGGAAGATCTGGACCTTTCCTACAACAACCTTCGCAGGGTTCCTTGGGAATCTATACAGAATATGGCTAGCCTGCACACCTTAAATCTAGATCACAATCTAATAGACCAGATTGCTGAGGGTTCTTTCAGTGAGCTCTTCAAACTGTCTCGACTGGATATGACCTCTAACAGATTACAGACTCTTCCCCCCGATCCATTGTTTTCTAGATCCCAGATTGGGGTTGTCAGTCCAACACCATACAATTCCATCATCAGCCTTAACTTTGGTGGGAATCCCCTGCACTGCAACTGTGAGCTGTTGTGGCTACGAAGACTGATTAGGGAAGATGACATGGAGACGTGTGCCACACCTGCTCATCTGGCGGGTCGTTACTTTTGGTCCATCCCAGAGGAAGAGTTCACGTGTGAGCCACCACTGATCACCCGTAATACCAACAAGCTGTGGGTGTTGGAAGGCCAAAGAGCCACACTTAAATGTAGAGCCATTGGTGACCCTGAGCCAGTTATTCATTGGGTGTCACCAGATGACCGTATTGTGGCCAACTCCAGTCGCATTCGTTCATACTACAATGGCACATTGGATTTTTTGGTGACCCGTGCCAGAGATGATGGCACCTATACGTGCATTGCCATCAATGCTGCAGGGGAATCTACAGCTCTGGTAGAATTGAAGATCATTCCTCTTCCCCACAGAGGAAATGGTACAATAACCCTTATCAACCACAGAGACCCTGGATCCTCTGATATTAGCAGTGGGCGGGGAGGGGTTGAAGGGGTAGGGAATGGTGTGGTGACTGTACGGAATGTCACTGGAGGCAAAGGAGATGCTGGAGAAAGAGGAAGCAGAAGCAGTAACGGAGCAACAGAAACCCTGGTGGGAGTTCTAGGTGTGACATCCAATTCAGCACAGATTCGCTGGAAAATGGGCCGATCTTCAACGCCTTTCTTGGTGTGGATGTATCAGATCCAGTACAATAGCACTGCTGACGACGCACTTGTGTATAG AATTCTGCCTCCAACCAGTAATAGTTTCCTGCTGAAAAACTTGGTATCAGGAGCAGACTACAGCCTGTGTGTCTTGGCTATATTCGATGATGGCATCTCCTCCTTGGCTACTACAAAGGTGCTGGGCTGCATCCAGTTCAGCACTAAAGAGGATTATCCAGAATGTCGTTCTCTGCACGCTCACTTCCTGGGCGGCACACTGACAGTGATGGTGGGTGGCGTGGTGGTAGTAAGCCTTCTGGTCTTCACCGTGGCCATGATGGTGCGCCATCGCGTATGCGGAGAATGTCGGGATGACGCCAACAGGCCCGGCAAGTTCTTGCCAGCCAAAGGGGTGGATGTTTACGCCCAGACGAACGGAAACAACAGTATGATGATGGTGGCGTTGCCAAACGGAGTCTTGGCCCAAAGAACAAAAGACAAGCACAAGCCCAGTTCTCTCCCAAAACCTAAACAGAGCCCAGAGCCACACCATGGCACACGTGATAGGGATGATGGGGCAGTGAGGGAAAAATGTTTTAGTCCTCTAACACCAGAAAGTGAGAGATTGACACTCTTCTACTCCCCAAGTAACACACTGCCCATGCCGACACAAAAGCGAGCTGGTAGGCTCAAATTGCGGAAGTCTCTGGAGACAGATAGAGACACGGACAGACAGGTCTTGGCCTCACTTGCATTGACACAAGATGATGATGACGGAAGGGAAGGAGGCTCAGACTTGAGGCAGGCCCTAAAAACCAAGCGTAGCTGTTCTTTTGACGTGGGTGAAATCACTACCACCACGTGTTACAGCTATGCTAAGCGATTGAGCGTCATCTGGACCCGTCGTAGCCAGTCGCTACATGGCATGCTTGTCCACTGTGCCTCCACCACCAGCACATCCAGCACGGGTAGCAGTGAGCAGTATGCCAATGGCCTAACGCACAATTATCTACATGCCTTCACTTCTAACAACTCCAACTCCAACTCTACGTCAAACTCAAACAGTAGCATGACCGTCAATCCAAGAGACCTGGAGGAAAGCGTGGTGTAG